The Candidatus Goldiibacteriota bacterium HGW-Goldbacteria-1 DNA segment TTATGTCAAAGCCATCGAAAAAACATCAGATAAAAAAAAGGTAATGATAGATACTTCCGGCCGTTTTTTATTTCACGCCATTAAGGCAGGCCCGGGTATTGTAAAAATAAATTTAAAGGAACTTGAAGACGCCTTTTCGGTAAATTTAAAAAGCATGTCAAAACTTGAAAAATTCGCTTCGCTGTTATCCACCAAGTACGGAATATGGCTTTTTATAGTTACCCTTGGGGAAAGCGGGGCAATGATATACAGCAGCGGGAAACACACCTATCACCCGCCGTGCGTGGTAAAAAATATCGTTTCTCCGGTAGGGTCAGGCGACGCTTTTTCAGCCGGACTTTTATACGGCCTTTCAAATAAAATGAGTATAGCGCAGTCAGCCAAATGGGCAAATGCCTCGGCCGCAGCCAACCTTTCGTCAAAAGGCGCCTGCTTTTTCACCAAAGAAGATGTATTAAAATACCTTTAAAAAAACCACCCGTGTTTTTGATAATAAAAAAGGCCTTCCCGATTTGGGAAGGCCTTATAATTTATTAAATCAGCTGTTCTTTTATTGCCTTTTGCTGACTTTTATTTCAATGTAATTTTCCACTCCCCTGTTTACCGTATACGCTACGGCTTTTTCTTTTATGAAAGTGGCTTCCACGCTTATTATGTAAGCTCCTAACGTAAGCTTGTTAAACTTAAAGTATCCGGAGCTGTCAGTTTTAACTTCAACTATTCTATTATTATGTTTGCTTATAGCCTTTACTTTTACGGAAGCCACAGGCTGGCCTGACATTGTCACTTTTCCCCTTAAATCCTCGCTTAAAAGCGAAGGGGTGGCAGTTGCTGCCGGAGTGGGTTTTCTTGTGGGCTTTTTTGTGGGCACTTTTGTATAAGTGTTTGTAGGCGTAAAAGTAGCCGTATATGTGGGAGTATTCGTAAAAGTATGGGTAACTGTGGCCTTGGGAGTGTTTGTGCTTGTTGATGTGGGCACGTGGGTTGCCGTAGGCCTGATTTTTCTTATTTCCAGATAATATGGCCATCCGTCAATATCAACTTCTGCCACAATTTCGTTAACTTCCGGATCTACTACAGCTATCTTTCCGGTTGCGCTTCCCTTGTCATATCCGGCTATGTAAATCTTATTTCCTGATGATGTCTTGCCGTATGCCGCGTCATATACCACATAATCCAGCCCCATTGACGCGGGTTTTTCAAACCTTTTTGTTTCAAATACATCCACACCGTTCATTACGGATACATATATCATCCCGTTGTGGTATGCCACACCCCTTGGTGTATCAGAGGTGATAACTTCATTTGTAACTTTGTCGTTTCTTACATCAATTACTGAAATACTTGCCAGCCCTTCATTGGAAACGTAAAGGTTCGGGTATTTTAATTCCATACCCCACGGGTCAGCCCCGGTTTCAATTGTTTTAATATGTTTATTTGTCGCGGTATTTATAACAGCCACACCCGCGTTTCCGCCAAGCGCCACATATACCTTCTGGTCATCATCAGTTATCGCCACAGCCCTTGGTGAACCCGGCATCTGAATGGGATCCATAATTACTTCCATTTTTTCAAGGTCCACAACGGATACGTTATTGGATTTGCTGTTGCCAACATAGGCGTATTTTCCGCTGTTGGTTATTTCAAAAGTAAGCGGCATGTATCCCACATTTACAAAATCATCGTCTATCCTGTGATTTTTTGTGACAATCCTGTAAAGGGAATTATTCTCTGAACTTAAAAAATACAGGTATTTGTTATCCGGTGAAAGTTTAAGGTCTTTTACGGAAAAAGGCGCCTTTATTTCCCCAATCACTTTATTTACCGCGGTGTCAAAAACTGATATTTTCTTAAACTGGCTGTTGGAAATGTACAAGTAAGGGGCCGCAAACGCGGCTGACGCAAACGCAAGCAGCATAACTGCCATAATGATTTTTTTCATTTTAATCCTCCTGAATTTGTTTATTTAATATAACACGCATAAATAAAAGTTCCAATAAAAAATTCTATATTCATATTTATAGGACGTATTAAAACCGCTTTTGTATTACATCACTCCCTGTATTTATTGGTAATAGGCATCCTTCTGTCCCTGCCGAACGACTTGGGCGTGATTTTAACCCCGGGCGGCGCCTGCCTTCTTTTATATTCCGCAAGGTCTATCATTCTTAAAACTTTTTTCAGTATCTGCTGGTCATATTTATTTTTAAGTTCTACATACGTCATGTCATTTTCCACATAATCCTTTATTATGCTGTCAAGCACCGGATAAGGCGGCAGTGTGTCCTGGTCTTTCTGGTTAAATTTAAGCTCCGCGGTTGGCGCCTTTTTAATAATATTTGCGGGTATAACTTCCCTGCCATTCTTCTTATTTATATGGCGGCATAAATCATATACTATTGTTTTAGGCACATCTTTTATAACCGCAAAACCGCCTGCCATATCCCCGTAAAGCGTGGCATAACCCGTGCTCATTTCACTTTTGTTGCCGGTAGTAAGCACAAGCGCGTGGAATTTGTTGGACATAGCCATTACTATATTTCCCCTTATCCTGGCCTGCAGGTTCTCTTCAGTTATATCCGGCTGCATTCCAACAAACAGCCCCTGCAGTTTCTTATTATAAAGGTCCGCAATATCCTGAATTGCCAGCACCTGAAGCTTTATCCCAATATTTTCAGCCATTGCTTTTGCATCCGTTAATGACTCTTGTGAGGAATACTTTGTGGGCAGAAATATAAGCGTTACATTTTCTTTTCCGGCGGCTTCCGCGGCTATAAGAGACACAATTGCCGAATCAATGCCCCCGCTTAAAGCCACTATTACTTTTTTAAACCCGTTCTTTCTTATATAATCCTTTGTTCCTGTCACAAGCGCCCTGTAAATTTCCTCTTCCCTGGAAAGCCGGCTTTTTACGGCGCTATTTTTATCTTTCACGGCAGAATCTTTTTCACTGTAAAAATAAACCATATCTTCGTTGAACTGCGCGGCCTGCATTATAAGTTTCCCTTTTTTATCTATTACCAGGCTGTGCCCGTCAAAAACAAGTTCATCCTGGCCGCCGCACAGATTGGCATAGATTATTCCGGCTTTATAATTTTTTGCCATTTTGGAAAAAACACGCACCCTTTCCATTCCCTTGCCCATATGGTAAGGTGACGCACTTATGTTAATTATCCAGTCTGTTTTGCCTTTTGTTTTTTCCAGCACCGGGTTTTTATACCAGATATCCTCGCAGACGGTTACGGCAAAAGATATGCCGCGGACTTTAAAAATAAAATTTTTATTTCCGTGCCCAAAGTACCGTTTTTCATCAAACACCCCGTAATTGGGAAGCAGCGTTTTTCTATAAATGCCGGATATCTTGCCGTTTGAAACCACGGCGGCGGAATTATAATTTATACCGTCTTCGCGCTCTACAAACCCTATTACCGCAGTTATACCTTTTATTTTTCGCGCGGCAGCTTTCATGGCTTTTATATTGTCATTAATGAATTTCTTCTTTAAGAGCAGGTCTTCGGGCGGATATCCGGTGATTGTCAGTTCCGGAAATACGATTATTTCAGCGCCGTTATCCGCGGCTTCCTGAGCCTTTAACAGAATGGCGGATGTATTTTCCCTGATGTCCCCAACCGCTGTATTAAGCTGACAGATGCATATTTTAACCTTACTTTTGTTCATTGATTATCCTTTTAATCTCTCTCTTTAATATTTTTCCTGTGGCATTTCTTGGAATTTCAGCCCAGAATTCAAATTTATGCGGTACCTTAAAATTGGCAAGATGCGGTTTGCAGAACTTTCTAAGTTCCGCGTCAGTTGCTGCCGCGCCTTCTTTCAGCAGAATAACACCTATGGGTATTTCGCCGTGTATGTTGTCTTTTTTTGCCACTACTGCCGCATCAGCCACCGCCGGGTGGCTGTAAAGCACTTCTTCCACTTCTCTGGGGTACAGGTTCATCCCGTTAACAAGTATAAGGTCTTTTTTTCTGTCCATTATAAAAAGATACCCGTCCGTATCAAGCCTTCCTATATCTCCGGTAAACAGCCAGCCGTCTTTTAAGACTTCCGCTGTTTCCGTCTCCCTATTGTAATACCCTTTCATTATATTGGGGCCCTTTATCATTATTTCTCCGGCTGAACCCTGCGCAGCATCTTTTCCGTCTTCATCAACTATCCGCACTTCAACGCCGGGTATGGGTTTACCCACGGAACCGGCTTTTCTTGTATTATCAAAAGGGTTAACCGATACCACAGGGGACGCTTCAGACAAGCCATACCCTTCCATCAGGGGCACCCTGAATTTTTTTTCAAAGTTTTTTAATACCTCTCCCGCAAGCGGCGCAGCCCCGGAAATGCACAGCCTGATAGGGTTAAGCCACAGAAGCCAGCCCGGTATTTTTTTTCCCGACAGCACATTATAAACAGGAGGAATGGCTACAAATATGGATATCCTGTCTTTCATAATAGCTTTAATTATATTGCTGAACGGCTGTATTGATTTTATTATTGTCAGCCTGCAGTTTACGTACAGCGGGATAAGTACGCATACGGTAAATGAAAAAGCATGAAACATGGGAAGAAAAATTACAAATCTGTCGCTTGGTTTTATGTTAATGGCTTTAATTGACTGTTCCACATTGGAAACAAGGTTGCTGTGAGTCAGCATGGCGCCTTTGGGGTGCCCCGTTGTTCCGGATGTGTAAATAATAGCCGCGGTGTCCGTATCCTTTGGTGCAACAGGCGTAAAAGGTGTGTCTGACAGCACTTGCTGAAAATTTAAACATTTTATTTCATTTAGATTACCGGTGGAAATTATATGCTTTAAACAGTTTGCCCTTGATATGCTGAAATCCTTCAGCGCAGGATAAAAATCAGGGGATGTGATAAGCACCACCGCGTTTGAATCATTTAAGATGTATATTATTTCCTCAAGCCTTAAAAAGGTGTTAAGCGGAATTATTTCCGCGCCCAGATACTGGGCGGCAAAGTAGGAATAAATAAATTCAGGGCTGTTGTTAAGCAGCAGCGCCACCCTTTCGCCTTTTTTAACGCCAAGTTTTGACAAGCCGGATGCCAGTTCAATAACTTTTTTTCTTACGTCACCGAAACTTACGGGTTTTTTCTTATCTTCTATTAAAAATATTTTTTTTCCATTTTTTTCGGCAGCCTTTTCAAGCATGTCAATAAGGTTCACTTTTTAATACCTCCAAAAAAATCCTGATATGTTTTAAACTTTTTCATACGGGTCATAAAGCTTTTTATATTCTTCCAGTATGGACCTGTCTGTCATACCCGCTATATAGTCGCATATAACCCTTTTTAAAGAGTCTTCCCCCAGCCTTTTTCTTACTTCAGGCGGTAATATCGAATTTATCACATCTTTCTTACGTTTGTCTTTTACCGCGCCCTTTTTTTCATAAATCTCAAAAAGGTCTTTTATAATCTTTTCCGCCTTGTATTCCATGCGGATTATTTTGTAGTGTTTGTAAAAATTCCTGTAAAGGAAATCCTTAAGGTCTTTATGCATGTCTTTCATTACAGGGTCAAACATCACAAGGTTCTCTTTGTGCTTTCTTACCTTATCAACCGAATCAATGGAATTTTTTTCCAGATTCTCCATCGTGTTTTTTAAAAGGGCCGTAATCTGCACGTTTATTAGAGCCCTTGTAATGTTATATTTTTTCATCTCAAGCGGAAGTTCTTCAAACTTTTTCATGTCTATCTTTTTTTCCATCTCTCCCCATATCTTTAAAGTCTTTAAAGATTCAACGCTTAAGATGGCGGAAGTGATGCCGTCATCAAAGTCGTGGGAGTTGTAGGCAATCTCGTCGGCAAAATTAACCGCCTGCGCTTCCAGCGTGGGCGCCAGTTTTGGTTCGTATTCTTTTGTATGGGGATTGTCGTAATCCGAACTGTGCTTTATAATCCCTTCACGCGTTTCCCAGGAAAGGTTAAGCCCCACAAAGTCGGGGTATTTAAGTTCCAGCTTGTCCAACACCCTTAAACTTTGAATGTTGTGTTCAAACCCGCCTTCTTCTTCCATTAACCTGTTTAACACTTCTTCACCGGAATGTCCGAAAGGCGTGTGCCCTATGTCATGCGCCAGCGCTATGGATTCGGTAAGTTCCTCGTTAAGGCGCAGCGCTTTTGCCAGCGACCGTGCTATCTGCACCACTTCCGCGGTATGGGTCATCCTTGTCCGGTAATAATCGCCTTCAAGGTTTACAAAGACCTGAGTTTTATATTCAAGCCTTCTGTACGCGGTGGAATGTATTATACGGTCGCGGTCGCGCTGATAAACGGAACGGAAAGGGTCTTCTGTTTCTTTATAACGCCTGCCTTTTGTATCTTTGCTTTTCATCGCGTAGGGGGCAAGAAATTTTTCTTCCTGCGCCTCAAGTTCCTGCCTTGTTAAAAGCCCGAATTTATACGCGCTCATGTATTTTCACCGCTTTGCATGCTTGTATTTGGAACTATATATTCCATGAAATAATTTCCCATTTTTCTGTTGAACTCGCTTTTTGCAAACACGCGGTCCACCTTTGCAAGAAGCGCGGACATTATTTTGTCTTTTGTTTCAAGGTCTGTGCCTACTTCCGCTTCTAATATGCGCTCGTCAAATATGTCCTGCAGCGCCGCAAAAAATAACAAACTCTTTTTTTCTTCTGATACGGTAAGGGCGTTTACGTTGGACAGCACGCGGGCCACTTCCACGGAACCGTCATGCCTTATCTTGCCTTCCTTATCCACAGCGGCTTTTTTAAGCACTTCAGGGTTTTTCTTCTCTGCTTTTTCTACAGAACGCGCAAAAATAGTTTCCACTTTTTTCGCGGACATGTACGCGGTCATAAGTTCCATTAATATTTTCTGCGTCTCTTCAAACAGCCTTAAAAGCACAAGTTTTTCGCTGTGTGCTATGACCACCGCGCCGTGTTTTTGAACTTCCTGCCTTACTTTTTCTTTTTTAAGCTGGTCGGTTATCGTGGACTTTTGCGAAGTTTCAAGTTTTTTCAGAAGTTCGGCTTTTTTCTTTTCGCGTTCTTCTTCTATTTCTTTCTTCATTTCTTCTTTAAGGGATTTCTTTATTTCGTCTTCCTGAAGCCTTGCGTTTTTGGCCTCTATGCCTTCTATCATTTCAAGTTTTTTAATTATCTCTTCCTGCTTTTTATTCCTTTCAAATTCCACATCGCGGCGTATTCTGGCTTCAAGCTCCGCTTCTATTTTTTTTCTCATCTCTTTTTCACGCAGCGCCACGTCCGCTTCCACTTTTTCCACGTCTTTCATTATGTCTTCGTACTTAACCCTCATTTCCGCTTCAACCTGTTTTCTTATGTCAGGTTCTATTTCCGCCCTTATCTGGTCTGCAAGATCCACCCTTAATTCAAGTTCTATCTTGGCGCGCAGTTCATTTTCTATTTTGGCGCGCATCTCTTCTTCTATAAGTTTGCGCAGCTCCGTTACATCCGCTTCCGTGGCTTTCGCGGAACCGCCGTTTTGGCGTGCAGGTTCTTCTTTTTTCTGTTCCGGCTCCGGGGACTTTTCCCTTCGCTCCTCTTCGAACTCCCTTAAAAGGGCCTCTTCTTCCTCTGTAAGCACTGCGGAATTTTCCGCCTGCATTTCATTATTCTTATCCATTTTTTTCTATTCTCCCGGCTTTAAGGTGGTGCTTGGCACCACATGTTCAAAGAATGCATGTGTAAGTTTTTTTGGATACTCTTTTTTATAAAACAATTTTTCCGACTGAATCAGTATGTTTGACATCACTTCGTCTTTAGTCTCTATTCCTGCCGCCATTTCCACGGCTATCAGCCGCTCTTCAAATACATCCCTTAACGCAGCAAAAAACTTAAACAGCTTTTTTTCTGCCGGTTCCTGCAATATATTATAATTGGAAAAAACCCTTGCCGGTTCAAGCGACCCATCCGCCCTTGCGCTGCCTTTGCTGTTTAGATCGGCTTTTTTTAATATTTCAGGGTTGTTTTTCATAGCTTTTTCCAGGGTCTTTAAAAACATATTCAGAACAGGCGTCTTTTTTATAAGTTTTGAAAGCAGCGCCATAAAAATCTGCTGCGACGCGTCAAAAAGTGATATCATCATAACAATTTCATTATAGGAAAAAACCGCGGTTTTAGCCGCAGCCTGCTGTTGTACCGGTATTATTTTCGCCGCCGCTTGCGCTTTTTTATCATTTTCTTCAAGCCTTCTTAAAAGTTCTTCCCTTTTTTTCAGCCTTTCAGGGTCAAGTTCCGGAAGTTTTTTTACACCCGGCGGCAGAACCTCTTCTTTTTTTACCTCTTCTTCAATGCCAAAGAGATCCAGCGCGGTTATCTTTTCCGCCTTATATTCCTTTAAAAGGTCTTCCTCTGCCGGCACTTCGGATACTTCCGGCAGTTCAATGCCGGATAAAAACAGGTTTTCAGTTTCCTGCTTTAAAATACCCTTTGCTTTTGCGGCGTCAATTTTTTCAACTTTTTCGCCGAAAAGTTCCGAAACCATATCTATAATATCGTCCATAGAAAACTTTAAATCATCATCTTCAACCACACCGCACCCCTTGTCTGCTAATATTACCCAATTTAACACAAGAAAAGGCGGGTGTCAATGAAGGCAAAAGTACGGGGTAAACGGGAGAGGTTTTATAAAGTAGAGACGCATCATGGTGCGTCTTGTTTTTTAAAAAGCGAGACGCAATATATTGCGCCTCTACGGTAGAAAAATCTGTTTTATATTTTAGTTTGAAGCCTTAACTCAATAATATAATCATTCTTGTCCTCACTGATTTCAAACATATTTCTTAACATCATATGAATATCAGATAATTCATAATTTACATCAACTGCCATACTTTCTTTCCAGGGTTCGTTATAATAAAACATCCTGATAAAATCAATTTTCATTTTTTCAAAGCCCAGAAATTCACTCCATTCAAGTTTAGCTGTTTCTGCACCCTTATATAATGCATCGTATTCACGGGCTCTATCATCCTCCATATATGATTCAAAAATAACATATATGTTGTCAAATATTCTTACATTGAATCCTATTTCGCGGCCCTGCTTATGTCTATGTAAATTTGAATTATCTCTTTTATATCCCCCATAAAGTTTAAAAACATCAAATAAAACCACATAACCATCAGCGCCAAATTCAAAATTTTCTTTATATA contains these protein-coding regions:
- a CDS encoding long-chain fatty acid--CoA ligase gives rise to the protein MNLIDMLEKAAEKNGKKIFLIEDKKKPVSFGDVRKKVIELASGLSKLGVKKGERVALLLNNSPEFIYSYFAAQYLGAEIIPLNTFLRLEEIIYILNDSNAVVLITSPDFYPALKDFSISRANCLKHIISTGNLNEIKCLNFQQVLSDTPFTPVAPKDTDTAAIIYTSGTTGHPKGAMLTHSNLVSNVEQSIKAINIKPSDRFVIFLPMFHAFSFTVCVLIPLYVNCRLTIIKSIQPFSNIIKAIMKDRISIFVAIPPVYNVLSGKKIPGWLLWLNPIRLCISGAAPLAGEVLKNFEKKFRVPLMEGYGLSEASPVVSVNPFDNTRKAGSVGKPIPGVEVRIVDEDGKDAAQGSAGEIMIKGPNIMKGYYNRETETAEVLKDGWLFTGDIGRLDTDGYLFIMDRKKDLILVNGMNLYPREVEEVLYSHPAVADAAVVAKKDNIHGEIPIGVILLKEGAAATDAELRKFCKPHLANFKVPHKFEFWAEIPRNATGKILKREIKRIINEQK
- a CDS encoding NAD+ synthase, which produces MNKSKVKICICQLNTAVGDIRENTSAILLKAQEAADNGAEIIVFPELTITGYPPEDLLLKKKFINDNIKAMKAAARKIKGITAVIGFVEREDGINYNSAAVVSNGKISGIYRKTLLPNYGVFDEKRYFGHGNKNFIFKVRGISFAVTVCEDIWYKNPVLEKTKGKTDWIINISASPYHMGKGMERVRVFSKMAKNYKAGIIYANLCGGQDELVFDGHSLVIDKKGKLIMQAAQFNEDMVYFYSEKDSAVKDKNSAVKSRLSREEEIYRALVTGTKDYIRKNGFKKVIVALSGGIDSAIVSLIAAEAAGKENVTLIFLPTKYSSQESLTDAKAMAENIGIKLQVLAIQDIADLYNKKLQGLFVGMQPDITEENLQARIRGNIVMAMSNKFHALVLTTGNKSEMSTGYATLYGDMAGGFAVIKDVPKTIVYDLCRHINKKNGREVIPANIIKKAPTAELKFNQKDQDTLPPYPVLDSIIKDYVENDMTYVELKNKYDQQILKKVLRMIDLAEYKRRQAPPGVKITPKSFGRDRRMPITNKYRE
- a CDS encoding deoxyguanosinetriphosphate triphosphohydrolase, translated to MSAYKFGLLTRQELEAQEEKFLAPYAMKSKDTKGRRYKETEDPFRSVYQRDRDRIIHSTAYRRLEYKTQVFVNLEGDYYRTRMTHTAEVVQIARSLAKALRLNEELTESIALAHDIGHTPFGHSGEEVLNRLMEEEGGFEHNIQSLRVLDKLELKYPDFVGLNLSWETREGIIKHSSDYDNPHTKEYEPKLAPTLEAQAVNFADEIAYNSHDFDDGITSAILSVESLKTLKIWGEMEKKIDMKKFEELPLEMKKYNITRALINVQITALLKNTMENLEKNSIDSVDKVRKHKENLVMFDPVMKDMHKDLKDFLYRNFYKHYKIIRMEYKAEKIIKDLFEIYEKKGAVKDKRKKDVINSILPPEVRKRLGEDSLKRVICDYIAGMTDRSILEEYKKLYDPYEKV